The nucleotide window GGTGCGCCGGCCGGGGGGATCTTCTTGTGGTTTTCGAGCGGTGTGGAGGCGGTCCGGACCGCGCGGGTCGCCTCCTCGTTTTCGGGGTCGTACGCAAGGATCGTCTTCCATGCGGCGATGGCCGCGGGGATGTCCCCCTTACGGTAGTTGAGCAGCCCCTTCTCCATCTGCGACGCGGTGAGCTTGTCCAGCATCGCCTTCACGTCGGCCCGGGTGAACGGGTACGCCCTCCCCCGGGCGGCCGGGCTCCCGATGTGGCGGAGCGTTCCCATCCACCGCTTCCCGGCGTCTTCCGGCTTTCCCTGCGCGTACGCCGCGTCCCCGGCCTTCTTCAGGCCGACGAGCGCTTCGTCGAATCCCCCGGCGGCCTCGGCGTGGCCCGGCTTCTCCTTCAAGGCGGAGGAGAACAGCTCCAGCGCGCGCTCGAATCCCCCATCCTGCAGGGCCGCCATGCCGTTTTCGACCGCCTTGTCCGCGGCGGATACCGGCGGCGCGGGGAGCGGCGGAGGGAGCGCGGGAGCCGGGGCGGGCGGCGAAGGAGCGGGGAGCGGCGCGGGCGGCTCCACCCGGACCGGCGGAGCGGGTTCCGCGACGGGCGGGGCCACTTTCCGCCAGCCGCATCCGGCCGCGAATGCGTGCGCAAGGACGAGCAAAAGGAGGCCGCCGAGAACGGGCCGGCCGCTCAAAGCGCCATGCTCCTCAGCGTGGCCATGTCCATCGCGGGAAGCTCCCGGATCATCTTCGCGAATGCGTCGGCGAGGTCGGGGGCGAACTGCGTCCCCCGGAAACGGAGGATCTCCTCCAGCGCCTCCTCGGTTCCGAGGGCCTGGCGATAGGGCCTGTCCGTCGTCATGGCGTCGAATGCGTCCGCAAGGGCGATGATCTGCGCGTGGAAGGGAATCTCGTTCTCCTTCTTGCCGTCCGGGTATCCTTCCCCGTTGAACCATTCATGATGCGCGCGGACCACCGGGATGTACCGGTGCAGGAAAGGCGCCGCCCGCAGGATCTCCGTGCCGTCC belongs to Thermodesulfobacteriota bacterium and includes:
- a CDS encoding tetratricopeptide repeat protein, yielding MSGRPVLGGLLLLVLAHAFAAGCGWRKVAPPVAEPAPPVRVEPPAPLPAPSPPAPAPALPPPLPAPPVSAADKAVENGMAALQDGGFERALELFSSALKEKPGHAEAAGGFDEALVGLKKAGDAAYAQGKPEDAGKRWMGTLRHIGSPAARGRAYPFTRADVKAMLDKLTASQMEKGLLNYRKGDIPAAIAAWKTILAYDPENEEATRAVRTASTPLENHKKIPPAGAP